In a genomic window of Amphiprion ocellaris isolate individual 3 ecotype Okinawa chromosome 11, ASM2253959v1, whole genome shotgun sequence:
- the LOC111582858 gene encoding proline-rich protein 2-like, with protein MFGQGRGYQWPPGCPPPPGPGPCPPPPGPPCQPYPPPRGPPVCPGPGPGPRPPPPGPLWPGPRPPSPGPPCQPYPPPCGPPACPPVYPPYEGPGPVVHPPSPGPPYPPPCGPPLCPPVNPPCGGPGPVVCPPSPGHGHGHGHGHGHHGHGHGHGHGHGHHGHGHGHHGHGHGHHGHGHGHHGHGHGHHGHGHGHGHGHHGHGHRHRHGNPYPPGYPNHPQQMPGGYPNCPPGAVPPPHGPPQPHGPHGGHPGHGPGPGYGPGPGYGPGPGYGPGPGYGPGPGYGPGHGHGHGHDHGHGHGHDHGHGHGHDHGHGHGHKDKHKHKHKHGHKHDKCHKKGKKTHGSSSSSCSSDSD; from the exons atgtttggcCAAGGCAGAG GTTACCAGTGGCCCCCAGGCTGTCCTCCTCCGCCGGGCCCAGGACCATGTCCCCCACCACCTGGCCCACCATGTCAGCCCTACCCTCCTCCACGTGGTCCACCTGTATGCCCAGGGCCAGGGCCAGGACCACGTCCCCCGCCACCTGGCCCACTATGGCCAGGACCACGTCCTCCATCCCCTGGCCCACCATGCCAGCCCTATcctcctccatgtggtccacCTGCATGCCCTCCTGTATACCCACCTTATGAAGGGCCAGGGCCAGTAGTACATCCTCCATCCCCTGGCCCACCCTACcctcctccatgtggtccacCGTTATGCCCTCCTGTAAACCCACCTTGTGGAGGGCCAGGGCCAGTAGTATGTCCTCCATCCCCTGGTCATGGTCATGGTCATGGCCATGGTCATGGGCATCACGGCCATGGTCATGGTCATGGTCATGGTCATGGGCATCATGGTCATGGTCATGGGCATCATGGTCATGGTCATGGGCATCATGGTCATGGTCATGGGCATCATGGTCATGGGCACGGGCATCATGGACACGGTCATGGTCATGGTCATGGGCATCATGGTCATGGCCACAGGCACAGGCATG GAAACCCGTATCCCCCTGGTTACCCCAATCATCCTCAGCAGATGCCAGGAGGTTATCCTAATTGTCCTCCAGGCGCTGTCCCACCACCTCACGGCCCTCCTCAGCCCCATGGCCCACATGGAGGTCATCCTGGGCACGGACCTGGCCCTGGTTATGGACCTGGCCCTGGTTATGGACCTGGCCCTGGTTATGGACCTGGCCCTGGTTATGGACCTGGCCCTGGTTATGGACCTGGCCATGGACACGGACATGGACATGACCATGGACACGGACATGGACATGACCATGGACACGGACATGGACATGACCATGGACACGGACATGGGCACAAGGACAAGCACAAGCACAAGCACAAGCATGGTCACAAGCATGACAAATGTCacaagaaaggaaagaagacGCATGGG tcctccagcagctcctgcagcagcGACTCTGACTAG